Proteins co-encoded in one Gracilimonas sediminicola genomic window:
- a CDS encoding PilN domain-containing protein — protein sequence MLSNKTYTGIVVDEEFLKVARIKITGKQVSLVSLDKVRLVESLKGKAKAAKEEETVDVFDSIDDSLDDEDVIFGLEEDDEDQTEELDLDAFEDDLDDLDFDNLDDLEGSDEIVDTDMVDETEAAASNELLLYNLLSATDTKRVDVGLSIPAGQTIFQILKDVDFSETKRKDLQIIVDDRLEALHGVSKAEDYYSYSVRDDGALLLTSIDDEPDLLKLMNRTRDMYRGKLFINEILPDEILLLGLIRANYELEVNSITGVVQFGEKTSRILFLKGSQLWIVSPIITEGIKNPKFLNTIFSKILFQLDTGEVPNLDRLIICNNSLGDDAIEFFEERFQDVNVSEFEFSDDFFDAEDINPSSIPAFTTAIGAAWSASGFQKDKFPSISFLPNYVRDRQKIFKLQWHGFLLLLLILLTPIISNHFYTQNAAEIDRLRNEVSTLNSQIQSLEPTVQRYNQISSDLEQIQAKLVLLSELNQGTLRWSKNLDRINSGVDDVNSVWLTAATTLPNGDIELSGYAVYRERIAELADVFEDATLLNVTSDQIREQDVYSFTYVVSEFFEDESIYTPQSVQGIEELIEGN from the coding sequence ATGTTATCTAATAAGACATATACCGGAATTGTTGTTGACGAAGAGTTTCTGAAGGTTGCCCGTATTAAAATTACCGGCAAACAAGTTTCTTTAGTCAGTCTGGATAAAGTACGTTTAGTTGAGAGCCTGAAGGGCAAAGCTAAAGCTGCCAAAGAAGAAGAAACCGTTGACGTTTTTGACAGCATTGATGACAGCCTGGATGATGAAGATGTAATTTTTGGTCTGGAAGAAGATGACGAAGATCAAACCGAAGAGTTGGATTTAGATGCTTTTGAGGATGACCTCGATGACCTTGATTTTGATAACCTCGATGATTTAGAAGGTTCTGATGAGATCGTTGATACCGATATGGTTGACGAAACCGAAGCGGCGGCATCCAATGAGCTGCTATTATATAACCTTTTAAGCGCTACAGACACCAAAAGGGTGGATGTGGGTTTAAGTATCCCCGCCGGACAGACTATTTTCCAAATCCTTAAGGATGTCGACTTTTCCGAGACTAAAAGGAAAGATCTTCAGATTATCGTGGATGATCGTCTCGAAGCCCTTCACGGGGTATCCAAAGCCGAAGATTATTATTCGTATTCGGTACGAGATGACGGAGCGCTACTCCTTACCTCCATTGATGATGAGCCGGATTTACTGAAATTAATGAACCGAACCCGTGATATGTATCGCGGAAAATTGTTCATTAATGAGATCTTACCGGACGAAATACTTCTATTGGGGCTTATCCGAGCTAATTATGAGCTCGAAGTAAACAGTATTACCGGTGTGGTTCAGTTCGGTGAAAAAACCAGCAGAATCCTGTTTTTAAAAGGCTCTCAGCTTTGGATTGTGTCACCGATTATTACAGAAGGGATTAAGAACCCAAAATTCCTTAACACCATCTTCAGTAAGATCCTTTTCCAGCTTGATACCGGAGAGGTCCCAAATCTGGATCGTCTTATCATCTGTAATAATTCGCTTGGAGATGATGCCATTGAGTTCTTTGAAGAGCGTTTTCAGGATGTAAACGTTTCAGAGTTTGAATTCTCTGATGATTTCTTTGACGCCGAAGATATCAATCCTTCCTCCATTCCTGCTTTTACTACCGCTATAGGCGCTGCATGGTCGGCTTCCGGCTTTCAAAAAGATAAATTTCCAAGCATCTCTTTCTTACCTAACTATGTGAGAGATCGGCAGAAGATTTTCAAGCTGCAGTGGCATGGGTTTTTACTATTGTTATTGATTTTGTTGACTCCCATTATCTCCAACCACTTCTATACTCAAAACGCGGCCGAAATAGATCGCCTGAGAAATGAAGTGAGCACATTAAATTCCCAAATACAATCGCTTGAGCCCACTGTTCAGAGGTATAACCAGATAAGTTCAGACTTAGAACAAATTCAAGCTAAGCTTGTGTTATTGAGTGAGCTGAACCAGGGAACTTTGCGCTGGAGTAAGAATCTCGATCGAATTAACAGCGGGGTAGATGATGTAAACTCTGTGTGGCTGACTGCAGCTACAACTCTTCCTAACGGTGATATCGAATTAAGCGGATATGCAGTTTACAGGGAGCGTATTGCAGAGTTGGCGGATGTATTTGAGGATGCAACCTTATTGAATGTAACCTCAGATCAAATCCGGGAACAGGATGTGTACAGCTTTACGTACGTTGTTTCTGAGTTTTTTGAGGATGAAAGCATCTACACACCACAAAGTGTGCAGGGAATTGAAGAATTAATAGAAGGGAACTAA
- the pilO gene encoding type 4a pilus biogenesis protein PilO has protein sequence MSYAVRNTIILLVTLTLFVGAAFSYIKFFQMSELQELQTSVTEKQKDFNSKKSTSDAFPALNQRYQQALSIIENADKSLFKSPNPDDIYDYLNYISNSSTSSKVFFDFVFVDSTAQDQYGIVNAEINGYGSYTNFVNFVNKIENSQLLNKVSEITLTPPSSNPEELNDITFTFILESYYERIPIQDGLTLTSQLTMDERVSTFNPFYPLIQEVIPPNDDNLINVEQSRLIGLTASRIFLVDQGGNINSLRKGDEVYLGELESIDLKNKSATFNLNKGGITELVTLEIER, from the coding sequence TTGTCATACGCGGTCCGAAATACCATCATTCTGTTAGTAACACTTACGCTGTTTGTGGGTGCTGCTTTCTCATATATCAAGTTTTTCCAGATGTCTGAATTGCAAGAGCTTCAGACTTCGGTAACGGAAAAGCAAAAGGATTTTAACAGTAAGAAGTCTACCAGTGATGCCTTTCCGGCTTTAAATCAGAGATACCAACAGGCGCTTTCTATTATTGAGAATGCAGATAAATCACTTTTTAAGTCGCCCAATCCCGATGATATTTACGATTACCTGAACTATATAAGTAACAGCAGTACGTCATCTAAAGTGTTTTTTGATTTTGTTTTCGTTGATTCCACAGCTCAGGATCAATATGGTATTGTAAATGCAGAAATAAACGGATACGGTTCTTACACTAATTTCGTGAATTTTGTGAATAAGATTGAGAACAGCCAGCTGTTGAATAAAGTCTCTGAGATTACGCTCACACCGCCCAGCTCTAATCCCGAAGAACTTAATGACATTACATTTACATTTATTTTAGAAAGCTACTACGAGCGCATACCCATCCAGGATGGTTTGACCCTGACCAGTCAGCTAACAATGGATGAACGTGTTTCAACATTTAACCCATTTTATCCACTTATACAGGAAGTGATTCCACCCAATGATGATAATCTCATTAATGTGGAGCAAAGCAGATTAATAGGCCTTACTGCATCACGAATTTTTCTCGTAGATCAGGGAGGAAACATAAATTCACTTAGAAAAGGGGATGAAGTGTACCTTGGTGAATTAGAATCTATAGACCTTAAAAATAAATCCGCTACTTTTAATCTAAACAAAGGTGGCATCACGGAATTGGTTACCTTGGAGATAGAGCGATGA
- a CDS encoding type II secretion system protein GspD — translation MSLVLFGLVSLLQPQLVHAQVVDPLKEYTNPEEIVAFDKSTTYNEAIEIINTFAQEFENRFIVDNSAYSGTIGVTLPAMHWKDALQYIMRFNNLELEEYEDFYEINVPAPPTTGTTTQASGGGSNASQGQPPTATTRTQEVRINATFFEGNKRALQEIGIDWSTLTSDVPANLGDFVGTDGNQGIPATEFNDQFVSVNSYNAASVSQNAFNALVNLGEVGPGISVQALFSAFEADNLGKVLATPSIKVVDGEEGNIQVGQDFSIKQRDIAGNVTDNFISTGTILTVTPEIINQGDTSFIYLSLEVERSTVQPDVVSTIVNKQEATTSAILLNGEATYVAGLYRTEESSVRRGVPILKDLPGWFFGLRYLFGYNSKDYSENELIIIVQAELIKPVSERISDRKLTKREVLNNTRDGMRTDLDRVFTTETFDMPVDEEIAETPQEEQPAMDDSTLAETDMEDTQPDTMTVEEQPVDAEKEDALTDEQQELAKDLSMPVDKPELMVVVPKAFNLDEYLEYQQNEQEVETMQEEISNLKYFVIGGSFLVPGNAQNFKSTLEQEGYNTQILFNPETRFNYVAYEGFADFSTAVERTLEIRDSFNSEAWLFTLRNGNNPNAERVNGSSE, via the coding sequence TTGTCATTAGTCCTTTTCGGCTTGGTAAGTTTACTACAACCGCAGCTTGTACATGCTCAGGTAGTCGATCCTCTAAAAGAATACACCAATCCGGAAGAGATCGTAGCTTTCGACAAAAGTACGACCTACAACGAGGCTATTGAGATAATTAATACCTTTGCCCAGGAATTTGAAAACAGGTTTATTGTTGACAATTCTGCCTACAGCGGAACCATTGGAGTTACGTTGCCAGCCATGCACTGGAAAGATGCTCTTCAATACATCATGCGGTTTAATAACCTTGAGCTGGAAGAATACGAAGACTTTTACGAAATAAATGTCCCGGCACCTCCCACTACGGGAACTACAACTCAGGCTTCAGGAGGAGGTTCTAATGCTTCTCAGGGCCAGCCTCCAACGGCTACAACCCGAACGCAGGAAGTGCGAATTAATGCTACCTTTTTTGAAGGGAATAAAAGAGCACTTCAGGAAATTGGTATTGACTGGTCTACGCTTACAAGCGATGTGCCTGCTAATTTGGGAGATTTTGTAGGTACAGACGGTAATCAAGGCATCCCGGCTACAGAATTTAATGATCAGTTTGTATCCGTTAACTCCTACAATGCGGCCAGTGTTTCTCAGAATGCCTTTAACGCCCTTGTCAATTTAGGCGAAGTCGGTCCCGGTATCAGTGTACAAGCATTATTCAGTGCTTTTGAGGCAGATAACCTCGGTAAGGTTTTAGCCACTCCATCTATTAAAGTGGTGGACGGCGAAGAGGGAAATATCCAGGTAGGGCAGGATTTCTCTATTAAACAGCGTGATATAGCCGGTAACGTTACGGATAACTTTATCAGTACAGGAACCATCCTTACCGTAACCCCCGAAATTATCAATCAGGGCGACACCTCTTTTATATATCTGTCTCTGGAAGTAGAGCGTTCTACCGTACAGCCCGATGTAGTTAGCACCATTGTAAACAAACAGGAAGCCACTACATCTGCTATCCTGCTGAATGGGGAAGCAACCTATGTTGCCGGATTGTATCGTACGGAAGAGTCTTCGGTGCGAAGAGGTGTTCCAATTCTCAAAGACTTACCGGGTTGGTTTTTTGGTCTGCGGTATTTATTTGGATATAACTCAAAAGATTATTCCGAGAATGAACTGATTATCATTGTACAGGCTGAGCTGATTAAACCGGTTTCAGAACGAATTTCAGATCGCAAGCTTACTAAACGCGAAGTGCTGAACAATACCCGTGATGGTATGCGAACCGATTTAGACCGCGTGTTTACCACCGAGACCTTTGACATGCCGGTGGATGAAGAAATAGCTGAAACTCCGCAGGAAGAACAACCGGCTATGGACGATTCAACCCTTGCGGAAACTGACATGGAAGATACCCAACCGGATACCATGACTGTTGAGGAACAACCGGTAGATGCCGAAAAAGAGGATGCACTTACGGATGAGCAACAGGAACTTGCCAAAGATTTAAGCATGCCTGTTGACAAGCCTGAATTAATGGTGGTAGTACCGAAGGCATTCAATTTGGATGAATATCTGGAGTACCAACAGAATGAGCAGGAAGTAGAAACCATGCAGGAAGAGATCTCCAATTTAAAATACTTTGTGATTGGCGGTTCATTCCTTGTTCCGGGTAATGCACAGAATTTTAAATCTACTCTTGAACAAGAAGGCTATAACACGCAAATCTTGTTTAACCCCGAAACCCGATTTAACTACGTAGCTTACGAAGGATTTGCCGATTTCAGTACGGCTGTTGAACGAACGCTTGAAATCAGGGACAGCTTTAACAGTGAAGCATGGTTGTTTACTCTGAGAAACGGAAACAACCCAAATGCTGAGCGGGTTAACGGCAGCAGCGAATAA
- a CDS encoding alpha/beta fold hydrolase, translating to MLYYKEYKSSEKRDWVVFVHGAGGSSSIWFSQLRDFKKHFNVLMVDLRGHGKSKDLLQKYYEENYSFEFISQDILDVLDHLNIEKAHFIGVSLGTIIIRTIAEIAPDRVKSSILCGAITRLNVRSRILVFVGHMFKRFIPYMWLYKLFAWIIMPKKHHAKSRNLFIREAKKLYQKEFLRWFKLTNEVNPLLRYFKEKEVESPMLYVMGSEDYMFLPPVKQIVEKHKNSTLKVIENCGHVCNVERPGAFNRVSIQYLKAHS from the coding sequence ATGTTGTACTACAAAGAATATAAATCATCTGAAAAGAGAGACTGGGTTGTGTTTGTGCACGGCGCTGGCGGAAGCTCATCTATCTGGTTCAGTCAGCTAAGGGATTTCAAGAAGCATTTTAACGTGCTTATGGTTGATCTTCGCGGACATGGAAAGTCAAAAGATCTGCTTCAGAAGTATTATGAAGAGAACTATTCATTTGAGTTTATAAGTCAGGACATTCTGGATGTGCTGGACCACCTCAACATTGAAAAGGCTCACTTTATAGGGGTCTCATTGGGAACTATTATCATCCGTACTATTGCCGAGATTGCACCTGATCGGGTTAAATCTTCTATTCTTTGTGGGGCCATCACCCGGCTTAATGTGCGCTCCAGGATTCTTGTCTTTGTCGGGCACATGTTCAAGCGGTTCATCCCCTACATGTGGTTATATAAACTATTTGCCTGGATTATTATGCCGAAAAAACATCACGCTAAATCCAGAAACCTGTTTATCAGAGAAGCGAAGAAATTATATCAGAAGGAATTTTTGCGATGGTTTAAGCTTACCAATGAGGTAAATCCGCTCCTTCGTTACTTCAAAGAAAAAGAGGTTGAATCCCCAATGTTATACGTGATGGGCAGTGAAGATTATATGTTTCTCCCTCCTGTTAAACAAATCGTGGAGAAGCACAAGAATTCTACCCTTAAGGTAATCGAAAATTGCGGGCACGTCTGTAACGTGGAGCGACCCGGAGCTTTTAACCGGGTCTCCATTCAGTACCTGAAGGCTCACTCCTGA
- a CDS encoding lysophospholipid acyltransferase family protein — MNFLRAIIKLFSFLVSTLFFYSLIMLCLFAAVVGLNYEKCRGYLLRSWGKVCCWIIGIRIESKNKAPEPPFLLVSNHLSYIDIFVLFSQLRCLFVAKSDVKTWPLIGFIIRTCGILFIDRNRKRDVTRVNKLISKNINTNQGIIIFPEGTTSPGYEILPFRSSLLEYPASRQFPVSTVAVSYKTEREEAPAYETICWWDDTPFFVHFFNLLKLKSFTAVVNFGPDKITGNDRKVLAEQLKSDIEKQFVPVISEKEFLDQNREFKPIAFS; from the coding sequence ATGAATTTTCTACGGGCTATTATAAAATTATTCAGCTTTCTGGTTTCAACCTTGTTTTTTTATTCCCTGATTATGCTGTGTCTTTTTGCTGCGGTTGTTGGGTTGAACTATGAAAAATGCAGAGGGTATCTGCTTAGAAGCTGGGGCAAAGTTTGCTGTTGGATCATAGGGATAAGAATAGAGAGTAAAAACAAAGCTCCTGAACCGCCTTTTTTGTTGGTTTCCAACCATCTGAGTTACATTGACATTTTCGTGCTATTCTCGCAGTTAAGATGCCTTTTTGTAGCAAAGAGTGATGTTAAAACCTGGCCGCTAATCGGTTTCATTATCAGAACATGCGGTATTTTATTTATTGACAGAAACAGAAAACGGGATGTAACCAGGGTCAACAAACTCATCTCTAAAAACATAAATACCAATCAGGGCATTATTATCTTTCCGGAAGGGACCACCAGCCCGGGTTACGAAATATTACCGTTCCGATCTTCTTTGCTGGAATACCCTGCGTCCAGGCAATTTCCTGTTTCAACCGTTGCTGTTTCTTACAAAACCGAACGGGAAGAAGCCCCGGCTTACGAAACCATTTGTTGGTGGGATGATACCCCGTTCTTCGTACATTTCTTCAACCTGCTGAAACTAAAATCCTTTACAGCCGTTGTTAATTTTGGTCCTGATAAGATTACGGGCAACGATCGAAAAGTATTGGCTGAACAATTGAAAAGTGATATTGAGAAACAATTCGTACCCGTTATTTCTGAAAAGGAATTCCTTGACCAAAACAGGGAATTCAAACCCATTGCATTCTCTTAA
- a CDS encoding DedA family protein produces the protein MKLIHFCIFLILVVGTSIPVSGTPKQANDSVSQNLEAPDTTGQLSDTLKLKKDSLQKLVPYLDDVEADSKNKLLVLYMLAIILATFMSEDLACIGAGLMAAQGIIDFWPAAIAATAGIFIGDFTLYFAGRLMGNGIFNIPPFKWMVKKENVYSAEAWFEKKGPVILVLSRFIPGSRFPVYLSAGILKTGFWTFLLYFGLTALLWTPTFVWLSVFAGNELLLFYEAYEEYAVWAALAVFIFILVLLKYLVPEMKKKFGV, from the coding sequence GTGAAGCTTATTCATTTCTGCATATTTCTGATCTTAGTAGTGGGTACATCCATTCCGGTCTCAGGCACTCCAAAGCAAGCCAATGACTCTGTTTCCCAAAATTTGGAGGCTCCTGATACCACCGGGCAGCTTTCTGATACCTTAAAGCTAAAAAAGGACAGCCTTCAGAAGCTGGTGCCTTACCTGGATGACGTTGAGGCTGACTCGAAGAATAAGCTTTTAGTACTGTATATGTTAGCGATCATTCTGGCTACATTTATGAGTGAAGATCTTGCATGTATAGGAGCCGGACTGATGGCTGCACAGGGAATCATTGATTTCTGGCCGGCCGCCATAGCCGCAACAGCCGGAATTTTTATTGGAGATTTCACCCTGTATTTTGCCGGTCGGTTAATGGGGAATGGTATTTTCAATATCCCGCCATTTAAATGGATGGTAAAAAAAGAAAATGTGTACAGTGCCGAAGCCTGGTTTGAAAAGAAAGGCCCTGTAATTTTAGTATTGAGTCGTTTTATTCCCGGAAGCCGGTTTCCCGTGTACCTGAGTGCCGGCATCTTAAAAACGGGATTCTGGACATTCCTTCTATATTTTGGATTAACCGCACTGTTGTGGACGCCCACTTTTGTGTGGCTTTCCGTTTTTGCTGGTAACGAGTTGCTCCTCTTTTATGAAGCCTATGAAGAGTATGCCGTTTGGGCCGCGTTGGCCGTCTTTATATTTATTCTTGTTCTGCTTAAATATTTGGTTCCGGAAATGAAGAAGAAATTCGGGGTTTGA
- the thrC gene encoding threonine synthase, whose protein sequence is MKYYSTNGKSSLASFKEAILKGLPDDNGLYMPQEIPELTSSFFRDIDNYSLPEIGYKVIQPFVDGEIPDSILKSIIEETLNFEIPLVKVFDDIYSLELFHGPTFAFKDVGARFLARSLSYFSKKSEQKLTVLVATSGDTGSAVAQGFYGVPNIDVVILFPSGKISYFQEQQMTTLGKNITALEVNGTFDDCQRMVKQAFLDKELIEEMNLTSANSINIARLLPQSIYYFYGVAQIPKDKRQQLVVSVPSGNYGNLSAGLIARQLGLPIQHFLACSNANDTVPKYLETAEYKAQSSVQTISNAMDVGDPSNFQRMLNLYSGSHENMKSDITGYSYSDRETREAIHQVFNKTSYVLDPHGAVGFLGLKEYLTNKAGKGIFLETAHPYKFKEIVEKEINIELPPVLSFDELQKKSSSFSSKFEALKAFLLEK, encoded by the coding sequence ATGAAGTACTATAGTACAAATGGTAAATCTTCTTTAGCCTCTTTTAAAGAGGCGATACTCAAAGGACTTCCGGATGACAATGGTTTATATATGCCTCAGGAAATCCCTGAACTCACCTCCTCTTTTTTTAGGGATATTGATAACTATTCCCTTCCTGAAATTGGATACAAAGTTATTCAGCCTTTTGTTGATGGTGAAATACCAGATTCCATCCTCAAATCCATAATCGAAGAAACGCTTAACTTTGAAATTCCTTTGGTTAAAGTTTTTGATGATATTTATTCTCTTGAACTTTTTCATGGCCCAACCTTTGCTTTTAAGGATGTAGGAGCTCGATTCCTTGCAAGAAGTTTAAGTTATTTCAGTAAGAAATCGGAGCAAAAATTAACGGTTTTGGTCGCGACCTCGGGGGATACCGGCAGTGCCGTTGCTCAGGGATTTTATGGCGTCCCTAACATTGATGTGGTCATACTTTTTCCATCAGGGAAAATTAGTTATTTCCAGGAACAGCAAATGACTACTCTTGGAAAAAACATTACAGCACTGGAAGTAAATGGCACCTTCGACGATTGCCAAAGAATGGTCAAACAAGCCTTTCTCGATAAAGAATTAATTGAAGAGATGAATCTTACTTCGGCAAATTCTATAAATATTGCCCGATTGCTGCCTCAGAGTATATACTACTTTTACGGAGTGGCTCAGATTCCAAAAGATAAAAGACAACAACTGGTAGTTTCAGTTCCAAGTGGTAACTACGGAAATTTGTCTGCCGGTTTGATCGCCAGGCAGTTGGGGCTGCCGATACAGCATTTTTTGGCTTGTTCAAATGCAAATGATACAGTCCCAAAGTATTTGGAAACAGCAGAATACAAGGCCCAGTCAAGTGTTCAAACCATTTCGAATGCTATGGATGTAGGTGATCCCAGTAATTTTCAGCGAATGTTGAACTTATATTCCGGTTCTCATGAAAATATGAAAAGTGACATCACAGGTTATTCTTATTCAGATAGAGAAACCCGGGAAGCTATCCATCAAGTTTTTAATAAGACAAGCTATGTGCTTGATCCCCATGGAGCCGTAGGGTTTTTAGGATTAAAGGAATACCTGACAAATAAAGCCGGCAAAGGTATCTTTCTGGAAACGGCGCACCCCTACAAATTCAAGGAAATAGTTGAAAAGGAAATCAATATAGAATTACCTCCCGTCCTTTCCTTTGACGAACTTCAAAAAAAATCTTCTTCATTTTCATCTAAATTCGAAGCTTTGAAAGCTTTTTTATTAGAGAAATGA
- a CDS encoding homoserine kinase, with product MDSIKVFAPATVANVACGFDVMGFALQHIGDELIINKTDQPGLNISEIHGSDSLSKNSEENVVTVSAQALLDALEEKPSFGFEFELTKKVKPGSGLGSSASSSAAAVFGINELLGNPFTKKELVPFAMEGERLASGIPHADNVAPSLLGGFVLIRSYSPLDVVELQYPEDLVATVVHPQIEIKTADAKKMLRKQIELKDAITQWGNIGGLVSGLARADYELISRSLHDVIAEPIRGMLIPSFKEAKEEAINAGALGCSISGSGPSVFSLSRGERTARKVATKFETLFKSIGLESYVHVSPINTKGSEVLT from the coding sequence ATGGATTCTATAAAAGTGTTTGCACCCGCAACCGTAGCAAATGTAGCCTGTGGTTTCGATGTGATGGGTTTTGCCTTACAGCATATTGGCGATGAACTCATTATAAATAAAACAGACCAGCCCGGACTAAATATCTCCGAAATACACGGTTCTGATTCTTTATCAAAGAATTCTGAGGAAAATGTAGTTACTGTCTCAGCTCAGGCCTTGTTAGATGCTCTTGAAGAAAAGCCAAGCTTCGGATTTGAGTTCGAACTTACAAAAAAAGTAAAACCTGGTAGCGGACTCGGATCCAGCGCTTCAAGTTCAGCTGCTGCTGTTTTTGGAATAAATGAATTACTGGGGAATCCATTTACCAAAAAAGAACTCGTGCCGTTTGCTATGGAAGGTGAACGACTGGCTTCTGGTATTCCCCATGCTGATAATGTTGCCCCTTCACTGCTTGGCGGGTTTGTTTTGATTAGAAGTTATAGCCCCCTGGATGTCGTAGAGCTTCAATACCCTGAGGATTTGGTAGCAACTGTTGTTCACCCTCAAATCGAAATTAAAACAGCAGACGCCAAGAAAATGCTCAGAAAGCAAATTGAGCTGAAAGATGCCATCACTCAGTGGGGAAATATAGGCGGACTCGTAAGCGGTCTGGCCAGGGCAGATTACGAACTCATTAGCAGGTCTTTGCACGACGTGATAGCTGAACCGATCCGTGGCATGCTAATCCCCTCTTTTAAAGAAGCCAAGGAAGAGGCTATAAATGCCGGGGCGCTCGGGTGCAGCATTTCGGGATCTGGTCCTTCAGTATTTTCTTTAAGCCGAGGGGAAAGAACAGCCAGAAAAGTAGCTACAAAGTTTGAGACCCTTTTTAAAAGCATAGGGTTGGAAAGTTATGTTCATGTATCACCAATTAACACGAAAGGTTCTGAGGTGCTGACATGA